The proteins below are encoded in one region of Streptomyces ficellus:
- a CDS encoding peptidase inhibitor family I36 protein — translation MRKVKMMRTAAALALAVGTMTAVTATQAQAAEAAASHGCPSGYVCAYPGAGWNGDRPSHKWYTYGAHNLSNMVGTYRLYNNQTGGATVRTCTGYNGTGCQGYLPAGWYIDKDMTPINSITLQP, via the coding sequence GCCCTCGCCGTCGGGACGATGACCGCCGTCACCGCGACCCAGGCCCAGGCGGCGGAGGCGGCCGCCAGCCACGGGTGCCCGTCCGGGTACGTCTGCGCGTACCCCGGGGCCGGCTGGAACGGCGACCGCCCGAGCCACAAGTGGTACACGTACGGGGCCCACAACCTCAGCAACATGGTCGGGACGTACCGCCTCTACAACAACCAGACCGGTGGCGCCACCGTGCGTACCTGCACCGGGTACAACGGCACCGGCTGCCAGGGCTACCTGCCCGCCGGCTGGTACATCGACAAGGACATGACGCCCATCAACTCCATCACCCTCCAGCCCTGA